One bacterium genomic window, GGAACGCAAACATTTAATCTTGGTTCTCATACAGAGGCTGTATTCTGGGGATATAATGAGGGATATAATGATGAAAATAGCCTCCTCCCACACTTTGGATACTGGATTAGGGCAATATCGGCCTGTTTGCTTGTATTTCCAAGAATGGAATGGGATGATAGCGAAACAAAAGGAATCTCGCTTTTTGCTTTAAATGATGGCTATGCGAAAATCATTGCAAAATCTGGCGATATTACAAGCAACCTTGTCTTTGGTATTTCTCCTTCTGCATCTGATGGGTTTGATTTAGGCATTGACCTATCTTCTCCACCAAAGGCACTTGATTCCTCCCTTTACCTTTGCTTTAAGGGAGGATATATAAAGGACATAAGAAAGGACAGGGATGATATAACCTGGGATGTTTCTATTTTAGGTAAAAATAATCCCATTGAATTATCATTTGAGGGGATCAGCGGAATAGACAAGGAATATCAAGTATTTTTGGTTGATGGCAATAATGTCTTTGATTTAAGGAAAAATCCAGGCTATACCTTGGATTCTCCAAGAAATTTAAAGATAAGGCTGACAAAAGAGGGTCTTGCTATCCAAGAAAACAAGATTGTAAAAATAGTTTCCTATCCAAACCCATCACAGGGAGAGCTTACATTTTATATTGCCTTAAAGACAAAGGGAGCAAGCTTTAATGTTACAATGTATAACATTGTTGGGCAAAAGGTCTATGAGGGGAATCTTCTACCCGCTCCTGGGAAATCTTGGGAAAGGTTCTCAAAGGAAGAACAAGCATACATCTATGAATCAAAATTTGAAGGAAAGGGCTCACATAACCTGCCATTAGCCTCTGGTTTATACATCTATGAGATAAGGTCTTATGCCCTGAATTCAGAAAACAAAGCTTGTGGAAAGCTCTTAATTAAGAAATAAGCAAACTATACCAAAACAAAATTGGTTTTCAAGTAAATTGGCTCAAGGGAAAAGAGAATGTCTACCATACCTTCCATAATCCCTTTCCCTCCTTCCAGATATTATTCAATGTCTGTGCTTGTTTGAATGTATCCATACACATCCAGAAACCAGAATGGACATATACAGAAAGCTCTTTTTCCTTTGCAAGCTCCCTTAAAGGCTCTTCCTCTAAAATGCTATCAAAAGAGAGATAGCTAAAAATTTTTTTATTAAAGACAAAAAATCCACCATTTATCAAGCCATCCAACATAGGCTTTTCCTTAAAAGATGCTGCTATCCCATCTTTTTCTTCAATTATTCCAAATTGCGATGGTGGATGAATGGCTGTTAAGGTTGCAATTCTCCCTTTTTCCTTGTGAAATTCAAGAAGGCTTTTTATATTGATATTTGAAACGCCATCGCCATATGTAGCCATAAATGTATCTTCTCCAATATATTTTTCTATTTTCTTTATCCTTCCACCTGTATTTGTTTCCTGTCCTGTATCCACAAATGTTATCTTCCAATTAGGAAGGGAATTGGAGGGAAGGAGGGTTTTTTTAGAGGAGGAAAGCTCTAATATAAAATCCTGGCCCATCCAGCTAAAATTAACAAAGAATTCCTTAATCATCTCACCCCTATATCCCAAGCAAAGAATAAAATCATTAAATCCATAATATGAGTAAATCTTCATAATATGCCATAAAATTGGCATATCGCCAATTTTGACAAGGGGTTTTGGTCTAAATTCCGTTTCCTCATTAAGCCTTGTCCCCTTTCCACCGCATAAAATAACAACCTTCATTAGAAAATTATACCCTTCTTCTCTTGATTTGTCAAAAATTTATTGACATAAATATTAGATTAAGATTATATTTTATTTTATGTATCGTTATGGTGATAAGGATAATTTAATATGTAGCTTCTGCGGAAGGGGAAAGGATGAGGTAGAAAGACTGGTGGCTGGGCCTGGAATATTCATCTGTAACGAATGTATTAAATCTTGCAATAATATATTAGGGGAAGAGGAAGAAGAAAAGAAAGAAAAAAAATTTGTCCTTCTTAAGCCAAAGGAGATAAAAGCATTTCTTGATAAATATGTTATTGGACAACAAATGGCAAAAAAGGCTTTGTCTGTTGCTGTATATAACCATTATAAAAGAATAACAAGTAGCATAGAAGATGATGTTGAGATTGAAAAGACAAACATCCTCCTTATTGGTCCAACAGGTGTAGGAAAAACCCTTCTTGCTTCAACCCTTGCTAGAATATTAAATGTTCCATTTTGTATTGCAGATGCCACATCATTAACCGAGGCAGGGTATGTTGGAGAGGATGTTGAGAATATTTTATTAAGGCTTATCCAATCTGCGGGTGGGAATATAAAGAAAGCAGAAAAGGGGATTATATATATTGACGAAATAGATAAGATTGCAAGGAAAAGCCAGGATTCGCCCTCTATTACAAGGGATGTTTCTGGAGAGGGCGTTCAGCAGGCACTGTTGAAGATTTTAGAGGGAACAATTGCCTATATTCCACCACAGGGTGGAAGAAAACATCCACATCAGGAGCTTATTCCTATAAATACAAGCAAGATATTGTTTATCTGTGGAGGTGCATTTATTGGCCTTGAGGATGTTGTTAAAGCAAGGCTGGGGAAGCAATCCATTGGGTTTGGAAAGGGATTAAAAGAAGAAGATAGCTTTGTTTGTCTTTCAAGGCTTATTCCTGATGACTTGTTAAAATATGGGCTTATCCCAGAATTTGTAGGAAGGCTTCCTTTAGTTAGCATTCTTTCTCCATTAACACTAGCTGATATGATAAGAATCTTGGAGGAGCCAAAAAATTCCTTAATAAAGCAATATAAAAAGCTCTTTGCTCTTGAGAACACAAATATTGTGTTTGAAAAATCTGCCATAAAAACAATTGCTGAAATAGCTTTCTTAAGAAAAACAGGGGCAAGGGCGCTTCGTTCCATAATGGAGGAGATAATGCTTGATCTTATGTATGAAACTCCATCATCAAAGGTTGAAAAGATAGTAATTACAGAAGATATTGTAAGGCAAAAGCTATCCTCTACATGGCTTTTAGAAAAAAGTGCGTAGGTTAAAGATAACCCCTTTTTTTCTTCTTCTTGCAAGCTTTTCCTTTGCAGGTACAGTAACAACAGGGATAATTCTTACGCCAACAGCGAATATTAAAAAGCAAAAAGCAGGATTTGGTGGTGATTTAGGCTTTGTCTATTACATAGGTGATATATTAAGGAAGGAACAAGATAAAACAAATAATCTATATGCCATCAAATCCTTCTATTTCTTTGGTGATGCAAAGGCTTCTCCTTTAGCAAATCCAATAGGTATTGCAATGGGAGGACAAGGATTTGTTGTCTTGCAAGGCTCTCAGCCAGAGGGAGAGTATAATATGGGTGGAGGTGGCAAAATTGGCACAGAAACACAGGTCTTTGGATTTCTTTATCTTGTATTAAGTAAGGAGGTTATGAAAAACGGAACAAGTATTGGTATTCTCTATGGTGGAATAGATAAAATTTTTAATCCAATAATTCATAATCTTGATATTAAGATAAAAGATGAAAATATAGCATATTTTGCCTCCTTAAATACAGAGCTCTTTAAAAGAAAATTTGGAATTGAGGTTATAAGACCAAAAAGCTACAATTATTTCCTTATAAATACATCCATTGATAAATTTTTGGGATTCTCCCTTTCCTATCTTAAAGCATCCTCTATCTCATCCCTAATTGGCTATTTTGGGATAAGGCTTAATGTGTTTTAATTTCCCTTGTATCTTCCTACTTCCCACTTTTATATTTAGTATAAATGTTAATCAGTGGCTGAATAATTACACCAATTTTTGGTATAAAGACAGATGAACACATTTTAATTGCAAATTATAGACTGGAAATTGTAAAATAAAGATATGATTGAAATACGCTGGCATGGTAGAGGAGGACAAGGAGCAAAAACAGCTGCTTTAATCTTTGCTGAAGCAAGCCTTGAAGCTGGAAAATATGTCCAGGCATTTCCAGAATATGGGCCAGAGAGAATGGGAGCACCTGTTTGTGCATTTAATAGGCTTTCTGATGCGCCAATTTCCCTGCATTGTGGGATAAAATCACCAAATATTGTTGTTGTTTTAGACCCAACCCTTATTGACACAGAAAATGTTACCTCTGGTCTTTGTGAAGATGGAATGCTTATTGTCAATACAGGGGATAGCCCATCGGATTTTAAAGTTAAGAAAAATATTGCTCATAAAAACCTTTTTACCGTTGATGCCTCAAAGATTTCCATTGAAACAATGAAGAAAAATATTCCAAATACACCGATGCTTTCTGCATTAGCAAAGGTTTCTTCCCTCCTTCCAATTACAACCCTTATTTCATACACAGAGAAGAAATTAGGAAAGAAGAAAAAGGAGATGCTTGAAGGAAACATTGAAGCAATAAAAAGGGCATATAATGAGGTAATTGGGTAAGACGCTTGCCATATATGGAAGCCCAAGGGAAAATGGAAGGTCAGATAAGGCTTTAAATATCCTCCTTGAAGGAAAAAGTGCTGAAAGGCTCTATATTAGAAATAAAAATATCAAACCCTGCTCTGGCTGCCTTGAATGTATTAAAGCTGGAATATGCAGCATCAAGGACGATATGGAGGAGGTAATCAGAAGCCTTATTTCATCCGATGTAATTATTCTTTCATCACCTGTTTATTTTAAAGGCATTCCTTCCCATCTTAAGGCTATGATTGATAGATGCGAGGTTCTATGGAATAGAAAAATAGAAAAAAAAGGTTCTGGATTTTTTATTCTAACCTGTGAAAAAAAAGAAAATTTCCCTGGATGTATTGATGTTATAAGGGCATTCTTTGCAACAATTGGAGCAAGGCTTATAGATGGAATTATTCTTGCAGATGACGAATCTCTGGAATTGCGAATTTCAGAATACAGTTGTGGTGTTTTTTGAAAAATATATTGAAATTCCTATAAAATAAAGGTATACTAAAGGTAGTTATAACAATGGATGTTGATAGAATTATAAAATTCTGGACAAAAGAAAAGGAGTTAATTCTATAAGATTTATGTAAGATACTATAATTCTGAAAATTTAGCAAGGATCAAGGATACTATAAAGTAATAAAATGGGTATAAAGGTAAAAAATACTACCCTCTCTCTTCCCTTGGAGATTTTAGAGAGGTTTAGGGATTATACAAAAGAGCATTATATACCATCAATAAGCGCGGGAGTAAAAGAAGCATTAGAAGAATACGCGAAAAAGATTGAAAGAGAGAGGCTTTATAAAAAGATGATCGAGGCATCAAAAGACCCCTTGTTTATGAAAGACCTAGAGGATAGCATGAAGGCATTTGAAGCCTCTGATAGAGAAATTACTAAGGCAATGGCAGAATGGTAAGCTATCAATGGGGTATTTTTTGGGCTAATCTTTTTCCAACCAGAGGTTCTGAACAATCAGGAACGCGTCCGGTTCTAGTAATCTCATCAGAAGAGGTTAATCAAGCATTGCCTATTGTTACGGTAATATCATTAACCTCAATAAAACCAGGAAGAAAGGTTTATCCCACTGAGGTATTTTTAAGGGCAAAAGATACAGGCTTACAAAAGGATTCCCTAGCAATGGTACATCAAATAAGGGCAATAAGCAAGGAGAGGATTATAGAAAAATGTGGTAGCATAGAGGGGGATGAGCTAAAAAATGCAATTAGAAAAGCAACAAAAATATATTTGGATATTGAGTAAATAAAATGAAGGACGAGATGAAATTGGAAGATCACACAAGCCCTACCAATAAATACACCGCAGACAAAATTCAGGTATTAGAAGGCCTGGAATGGGTTAGAAAGAGGCCAAGTATGTACATTGGTGATATAAGCACAAGGGGGCTTCATCACCTTGTCTATTCAAAAATAGAACTGAATAGATACTAAAATTTTAGAGGAACAGAGAAAATACTATGGAAGTTGAATTTCTATTTGGACCCTCCCAGAAAACCTTGCATCAGGCGTCTATATCTACCTAATAACAAACAACCAAAGCCAAAAGAAAATGGGAAAGATTTGGAATTATAAAATAAAAAGGCTGTGGTGTTTTTTGAAAAATATATTGAAATTCCTATAAAATAAAGGTATAATATAAGGTAGTTATAACAATGGATGTTGATAAAATTACAAAATTCTGGACAAAAGAAGCTGATGAGTCTTTACAGGTAGCAGGACACCTTTTTGAAAAGAAAGATTATTCTTATAGCCTATTTTTTGGCCATCTTGCTATTGAAAAGCTCCTAAAAGCAATTTATGTTTCAAAAAACAAAGAACATGCGCCTTATATCCATAACCTTCAAAGATTGGCGGAAATATCTAATGTTTCCATATCAGATGATTTAAAAGATAAACTTATAAGAATAACGAGATTTAATATTGAAACTCGGTATCCTGATGAAAAGCGAAAATTCAGAAATCAATGTAGTGAAGAATTTACAAAAAATGAAATGTCTCAAATAGAGGGGCTTTACAAATGGCTGAAATCAATGCTTTAGTAATAGAAAGTGTAAAAAAATTTCTATCAAAATTAAAAGAAGAGGGTATCCACATTGAAAGGTCCTACCTTTATGGTTCTTGTGCAAAGGGGGAGGAAAATAAATGGAGCGATATTGATATTGTTTTAATCTCTCCTGATTTCAGCGATAACCGTTTTGAAGAGGGAATGCGACTAATGAAAATATCATCTACTATTGATAGCAGAATTGAGCCTGTCCCCTTTCGTCCAGATACCTTTGTTGATGAAGACCCATTGGTATGGGAGGTAAAAAAACAAGGAATATTACTGGAATGAGATTATTGTAAAATGGCAAATAAAGACAGCTTAAACCTTAACGACAAATACACCGCAGACAAAATTCAGGTATTAGAGGGTCTGGAAGGGGTTAGGAAAAGGCCAAGTATGTATATTGGTGATATAAGCTCAAGGGGGCTTCATCACCTTGTCTATGAGGTTGTTGATAATTCCATTGATGAGGTAATGGTAGGAGAATGCACAAATATTGATGTTATAATTCACAAGAACAATAGCGTTAGCGTAGAGGACAATGGAAGGGGCATTCCTGTTGATGTGCATCCAATCCATAAGAAGCCAGCCCTTGAGATTGTTATGTGCACCCTACATGCAGGAGGAAAGTTTGACTCTGGTGCATATAAAATATCAGGAGGATTACACGGTGTTGGTGTCTCTGTGGTTAATGGCTTGTCTACATCGCTCAAGGGAGAGGTATTCAGGGATGGAAAAATTTATACCCAAAGCTATGAAAAGGGCATTCCCATTACAGAGCTTAAAATTACAGGAAAAACAAAGAAAAAAGGGACAAAGATAACATTTCTGCCTGATTCTTCTATCTTTGAAAATATTGTTTTCTCATTTGAAACCCTCTCCCATAGATTAAGGGAGCTTGCATTTTTGAACAAGGGAATAAAAATAACCATATTGGATGAGAGGGACGGCAAAATAGAAACATTTTGTTATAAGGGAGGGATTCAGGAATTTGTCATCCTTCTTTTAAAGGAAAAAAAAGCCCTCCATAAGCCCATATACTTTGAAAAGATAAGGGAAGATACCTCCTTAGATGTTTGTCTTTGCTATTCTGATGATTATGTAACAAATATTCTTTCTTATGTGAATACCATAAATACAGAGGAGGGAGGAACCCATCTTTCTGGCCTTAAATCAGCCTTAACAAGGGCAATAAATGATTATGCAAGGAGGAATAAATTTGTAAAGGAGAATGAACAGGGTTTATCTGGTGATGATATAAGGGAAGGTCTTAATGCTGTTATTAGTATAAAGATGAAAAACCCTCAATTTGAAGGCCAGACAAAGACAAAGCTTGGAAATTCAGAGATAAAAGGTTTGGTTGATTCCCTTGTCTACGAGGAGCTTGTATCATTCTTTGATGAAAATCCATCTATTGCAAGAAAGATTGTAGAAAAGGGGCTATTGGCATCAAAGGCAAGGGAGGCGGCAAGGAAGGCAAAGGAGCTTGTAAGGAAAAAGGGCGATGAGCTTGGAATGCTTTGCGGAAAGCTTGCAGATTGCTCTTCAAAGAATCCAGAAGAATGCGAGCTTTATATTGTTGAGGGCGATAGCGCCGGTGGCTCGGCAAAGCAAGGAAGGGATAGGAAATTTCAGGCAATCCTTCCTTTAAAGGGAAAAATTCTTAATGTTGAAAAGGCTAGATTTGAAAAAATGCTTCATAATGAGGAGATAAAAGCCCTTATATCTTCTATTGGGTGCGGCATTTCGCAATCTGATGAAGATTTTGACATTTCAAAGCTTAGATACCATAAGATAATAATTATGACAGATGCAGATGTTGATGGTTCGCATATAAGAACCCTCCTCCTTACTTTATTTTACAGGTATCTTAAAATTCTTATTGTTGATGGCTATGTTTATATCGCAAAGCCACCCCTTTATTGCTTAAGGAAAAAGAATGAGGAACATTACCTTTATTCTGAAGAGGAAAAGGATAGGCTTACATCAAAAATGAAACCTGATTTTGTCCTTCAAAGATATAAAGGGCTAGGTGAGATGAACCCAGAACAATTATGGAAGACAACAATGGATCCCGATGTAAGAAAGATGGTAAGGATAAGCATTGAGGATGCCTATGAGGCAGAAAAGACCTTTTCCCTCCTTATGGGGGAGAAGGTTCTTCCTAGAAAGAATTTTATTACACAACATGCAAAGGAGGTAAAAAACCTAGATGTATAAGCCCACAACCAAAATTGAACTGGTGACCTCATCCTTACCAGGGAGAAACAGGGGTTTTTTACATTTCTCCTTATTTTTCTAAATTCTTGTAAATTCTAACTTTTGTGTTTCTGTAAAGAGAGGAGATTTAAGAAAGGTGAATAGTTACGGTTTAACTTTATTGCAAGATTGATAGCGCTAATCATACTAGATGGATTTGCCTTATTTTTACCTGCAATGTCAAATGCACAGCCATGGTCAGGCGATGTCCTTATAAATGGAATGCCAATTGTTAAATTTACAGCCCTATCAAATGCAAGTAATTTAAGGGGAATAAGCCCCTGGTCATGATACATAGCAACGAAGCAATCAAATCCTTCTTTTAAAAATGCTGTATCTGGAGGAAAGGGACCAAATGCCCTTATCCCATTGTTATTTGCCTTATCTATTGCCTCTTTTATTCTCCCTTCTTCTTTTCCCATTATTTTATCCTCTCCACTATGAGGGTTAAACCCAAGAACACAAATCTTTGGCTCTTTTATCCTGAAATACCCTACCAAGCTATTATGTGTAAGCCTTATTGTCTCATAAACCATTTTTTCTGTAATCATTCTACAAACCTTTGATAATGGGATATGAATTGTTGCAAGGACGATCTTTAGATTTCCTGCCACAAACATCATTCCAACATTTCTTCTTGTAAGATGGGCAAGAAGGTCAGTATGACCCATAAATTTGCATCCTGCCTTTTGTATTGCAGATTTGCATATTGGCCCTGTAACCATTGCATCAATTTTCTTTTCCTTTATTAGCTTAAATGCCTCCATTATGTAATCTAATGATGCCTTCCCTGTTTCAGCAGACGGCTCTCCCATTACAAGGGTTTTAGGATTAATGTTTTTAAGGTCTAAAATCTCTGCTTTATCTGTAGAAATTACCCTTTTGTCTCCAATTACAATAAAATTAGCCTTTTGGGTAATGTTAGTAGAAAGGGCTTTTAAAACAACCTCAGGCCCAATACCAGAAGGGTCTCCAATGGTTATGCCAATGCTTGGTTTTTTCAAAGGGAGATAGAAAGCCCGGCGTCAATAGCAATTACCTCTCCTGTGATATATGAGGCATCATCTGATGCGAGAAATGCAACAATGCCTGCAATATCCTCTGGCTTTCCAAATCTTTTAAGGGGAATCCTTTCAATTATCTTATTTCTCATTTCATCGCTTAATTTTTGTGTCATCTCTGTATCTATAAAACCAGGTGCAATGGCATTTACCGTGATATTCCTTCCTGCAAGCTCTTTTGCAAGGCTCTTTGTTAAAGCAATCAACCCTCCTTTTGATGCAGCATAATTTGCTTGTCCAATATTTCCCATTATCCCAATTATTGATGAAATATTTATTATTTTTCCCCTTCTTTGCTTTATCATAATCTTTGAAACCTCACGGGAGCATAAGAATGCACCCTTAAGATTTATATCCAAAACCCTATCCCAATCATCATCAGACATTCTAATGGATAAACCATCCCTTGTTATCCCTGCATTATTAACCAAAACATCAATTGTTTCTGCCTCTTTTATTATCTTTTCTATCCCCTCTTTTATTTCTAAAGATGAGGTTATATCACATTTAAGGAAAATTTCATCTTTAACTGGCTCTTTTGGGGGCTCTATATCAAAATTTGCTATTCTATAATTTGAAGAAAGCCTTTCTGCAATTGCCCTTCCTATTCCCCTACTTCCTCCTGTTATTAAGGCAAGCATTACCAGCGGTAGTGGGAAAATGCCTTGTTTGCCTCTGCCATTTTGTGGGTATCTTGTTTCTTCTTTATAGATGCTCCTGTATTATTTGAGGCATCAATAAGCTCTAATGCAAGCTTCTCATTCATAGGCTTTCCCTTTTTTAGCTTTGCATTTTGTATTATCCATTTAAAGGCAAGGAATATGCTTCTATTTTCAGGAACAGCCATTGGAACCTGATATGTTGCACCACCAACCCTTCTTGGCTTAACAGCAATCCTTGGACGGACATTATCAATTGCTGTTTTAAATATTGCCAAAGGGTCTTTGTTAAGCTTATTTTTCATAATATCAAAGGCGTTATAGACTATTGCTTCAGCCAGGCTTTTCTTTCCCCTTCTCATTATACAATTGATGAAATGGGCGACAAGGGGGCTTTGATATATAGGATCTGCCATCCTTTTTGGAGGTTTGCTATAATTTCTCTTTCTTGGCATTTATTTCACCCTCTCTATTAGCTGTTTAAAACCCTCTTTATCTTTAACAGCCATATCAGCCAATATTTTTCTATTAAGCTCTATTCCCTTTTTTAAAAGCATATTTATAAATTTGCTATATGTAAGACCATAAAGCCGTAAAGCTATGTTTATCCTTAATATCCAAAGACGGCGCATCTGTCTTTTTCTTAAGCGTCTATGGGAATAGGCATATGTACCAGCTTTAACCGTTGCCTCCTTTGCAAGCTTATACCAATTTTTTCTAGCACCCCAATACCCTTTTGTAAGCTTATGTATCTTATTGTGCCTTTTCCTCTTTGTAACAGATGATTTTACCCTCATTTTGGTTTCTTTGCTCCATACCTTGACCTTGCCTTCTTTCTATTGGCAACGCCCAAAGCATCATGAACACCCCTTATTGTATGATACCTTACACCTGGAAGGTCTTTCACCCTTCCACCATGGATAAGGACAACAGAATGCTCCTGAAGGTTATGTCCAATGCCAGGAATATAAGATGTAACCTCATAGCCAGATGTAAGCCGAACCCTTGCTACCTTTCTTAAGGCAGAATTTGGCTTCTTTGGCGTTGTTGTATAGACCCTCACGCAAACACCCTTCCTTTGAGGACATTCCTTTAAGGCACGGGTCTTTTTCTTTACCTCTATCTTCTTTCTTCCGTTCCTTACCAATTGATTTATTGTTGGCATAATTTTAACATTTTACAATCTTCTTTATTTCCTGTCAAGATTTTTTCTTTTAATGTAGTTATAATTGTTAGCCAATAAACAACTTTTATGACAAATGCTTTACTTTATCCACATCTTTTGCAATGCATCCATTGGAATTTCTGTTAAGCCTTTAATTATTATTTTATCAGAAATAACATAGCCAATGTGGTATGCTTCATGCAATGTATCCTTTATTTTATTCTCAAAGCCTTTTTTTACCTCCAGAATAAAGCCAGGGGTTTCGGAAAAAAGCCTTTTGTCTTCCCTTATATCGCCAATTCCTTCAAGAGATATTTCTGCTCCTAAATTACTCAATAAGCTCATCTCAATGATTGATGTTATCATCCCGCCATCTGATATATCGTGGCAGGAGAGGATTGTGCCATCTAGGATTAAGTCTATTATCTTATGGACATTCTCCCTTTCTTTTTTTAAATCTGGCTTTGGGATATTCCTTCCAATAAAACCAAGTGTCTGGTAATAAACAGAACCTCCCAGCTCATCCTTCCTTTCTCCAATAAGGAATAGGGGGTTTCCAGCTTCTTTAAATTCCATTGTCCTTGCCTTGCCTATATCATCAATTATTCCAAAGCAAGCAATGATGGGTGATGGAGGGATGGAAATTCCAGAGGAAGACTCATTATAAAAGCTTACATTGCCAGAGACAACAGGGATTGAAAATGCTTTGCAAGCATCAGCAATTCCCCTTACGGCCTCCTTAAATTGCCAAAAAGCATCGGGTTTTTCAGGATTTCCATAATTTAAGCAATCTGTAATGCAAACAGGTGTTGCACCAATGGATGCAACATTTCGCATAGCTTCTGCCACAGCATTTATAGCCTGGAAATATGGGTCAATAATCCCATAAAATGGATTTCCATCACAAGAGGTAGCAACGCCAACAGAGATTCCCTTATCAATTAAAGGTGCTATTAGGCTTGCATCTGCCTCCCCTGGTCTTATGACAGTATGGCCTTGAACCTCTGTATCATATGTCTGATATATCCATTTCTTTGATTTGATATTTGGGTGGGAGATGACATTTAATATTGTCTCTTTTAAATCTGACATCTTAAAATCTGGCTCATTGTATTTACATTTAATGGGTTTTTCTTTCCTTTTGTAAGATATTCCACAGGTTAAGAAATCAATGGGTAAATCGCAAACAATTGTCTCATTATGTTTTAAAATATACCTCTTTTCATTTATTACCCTTCCAATCACTGCTGCTTTTGCACCCTCTGAGATATTGGGGAGCTCCCAGGTTTCATTGTATATCCTTAAGACATCGGGGATAATTTCATCTGGGATTGCCATTATAAACCTTTCCTGTGTTTCAGACCCTGCAATGACCTCTGGCAGAAGCCCTTTTACCTGCGGAACATCCGAAAGCTCAATTTCTATACCAAAATTCCCTCCAATCTCGGATGTGCCACAAGCCAAACCTCCTCCACCCAAATCTTTAAATGCAATCCCTATGTTTCTTTTCCTTACAAGTTTAAATAGCTCCCTATTTGCCTTAAAGAGGACATTCTTTAGAAATGGGTCTGGAACCTGAACAGCCTCCTTCCTTTCCTTTGTGCTATCTAAAACCTCTGATGCAAAGGATGCTCCGCAAAATCCAGATTGGTCTGTTGGCTTTCCAATAATGACAATGGAATATGGAATATTCTTTGCTCTTTCTGGTATCCTTGAATGAATTATATTTTCTTCCTCCACAATGCCTAGGGCAACAAC contains:
- the rfbF gene encoding glucose-1-phosphate cytidylyltransferase; this encodes MKVVILCGGKGTRLNEETEFRPKPLVKIGDMPILWHIMKIYSYYGFNDFILCLGYRGEMIKEFFVNFSWMGQDFILELSSSKKTLLPSNSLPNWKITFVDTGQETNTGGRIKKIEKYIGEDTFMATYGDGVSNINIKSLLEFHKEKGRIATLTAIHPPSQFGIIEEKDGIAASFKEKPMLDGLINGGFFVFNKKIFSYLSFDSILEEEPLRELAKEKELSVYVHSGFWMCMDTFKQAQTLNNIWKEGKGLWKVW
- a CDS encoding 2-oxoacid:acceptor oxidoreductase family protein → MIEIRWHGRGGQGAKTAALIFAEASLEAGKYVQAFPEYGPERMGAPVCAFNRLSDAPISLHCGIKSPNIVVVLDPTLIDTENVTSGLCEDGMLIVNTGDSPSDFKVKKNIAHKNLFTVDASKISIETMKKNIPNTPMLSALAKVSSLLPITTLISYTEKKLGKKKKEMLEGNIEAIKRAYNEVIG
- a CDS encoding flavodoxin family protein, which encodes MGKTLAIYGSPRENGRSDKALNILLEGKSAERLYIRNKNIKPCSGCLECIKAGICSIKDDMEEVIRSLISSDVIILSSPVYFKGIPSHLKAMIDRCEVLWNRKIEKKGSGFFILTCEKKENFPGCIDVIRAFFATIGARLIDGIILADDESLELRISEYSCGVF
- a CDS encoding type II toxin-antitoxin system PemK/MazF family toxin, with protein sequence MVSYQWGIFWANLFPTRGSEQSGTRPVLVISSEEVNQALPIVTVISLTSIKPGRKVYPTEVFLRAKDTGLQKDSLAMVHQIRAISKERIIEKCGSIEGDELKNAIRKATKIYLDIE
- a CDS encoding HEPN domain-containing protein — its product is MDVDKITKFWTKEADESLQVAGHLFEKKDYSYSLFFGHLAIEKLLKAIYVSKNKEHAPYIHNLQRLAEISNVSISDDLKDKLIRITRFNIETRYPDEKRKFRNQCSEEFTKNEMSQIEGLYKWLKSML
- a CDS encoding nucleotidyltransferase domain-containing protein, which gives rise to MAEINALVIESVKKFLSKLKEEGIHIERSYLYGSCAKGEENKWSDIDIVLISPDFSDNRFEEGMRLMKISSTIDSRIEPVPFRPDTFVDEDPLVWEVKKQGILLE
- the gyrB gene encoding DNA topoisomerase (ATP-hydrolyzing) subunit B is translated as MANKDSLNLNDKYTADKIQVLEGLEGVRKRPSMYIGDISSRGLHHLVYEVVDNSIDEVMVGECTNIDVIIHKNNSVSVEDNGRGIPVDVHPIHKKPALEIVMCTLHAGGKFDSGAYKISGGLHGVGVSVVNGLSTSLKGEVFRDGKIYTQSYEKGIPITELKITGKTKKKGTKITFLPDSSIFENIVFSFETLSHRLRELAFLNKGIKITILDERDGKIETFCYKGGIQEFVILLLKEKKALHKPIYFEKIREDTSLDVCLCYSDDYVTNILSYVNTINTEEGGTHLSGLKSALTRAINDYARRNKFVKENEQGLSGDDIREGLNAVISIKMKNPQFEGQTKTKLGNSEIKGLVDSLVYEELVSFFDENPSIARKIVEKGLLASKAREAARKAKELVRKKGDELGMLCGKLADCSSKNPEECELYIVEGDSAGGSAKQGRDRKFQAILPLKGKILNVEKARFEKMLHNEEIKALISSIGCGISQSDEDFDISKLRYHKIIIMTDADVDGSHIRTLLLTLFYRYLKILIVDGYVYIAKPPLYCLRKKNEEHYLYSEEEKDRLTSKMKPDFVLQRYKGLGEMNPEQLWKTTMDPDVRKMVRISIEDAYEAEKTFSLLMGEKVLPRKNFITQHAKEVKNLDV
- the pdxA gene encoding 4-hydroxythreonine-4-phosphate dehydrogenase PdxA, yielding MKKPSIGITIGDPSGIGPEVVLKALSTNITQKANFIVIGDKRVISTDKAEILDLKNINPKTLVMGEPSAETGKASLDYIMEAFKLIKEKKIDAMVTGPICKSAIQKAGCKFMGHTDLLAHLTRRNVGMMFVAGNLKIVLATIHIPLSKVCRMITEKMVYETIRLTHNSLVGYFRIKEPKICVLGFNPHSGEDKIMGKEEGRIKEAIDKANNNGIRAFGPFPPDTAFLKEGFDCFVAMYHDQGLIPLKLLAFDRAVNLTIGIPFIRTSPDHGCAFDIAGKNKANPSSMISAINLAIKLNRNYSPFLNLLSLQKHKS